From Onychostoma macrolepis isolate SWU-2019 chromosome 19, ASM1243209v1, whole genome shotgun sequence, a single genomic window includes:
- the snx13 gene encoding sorting nexin-13 isoform X5 translates to MFAEASLSIWGWGGLGVVLFLITFGPFAIFYLAFYILCFIGGGFVVLLLFGKINSEKHLERCEHSYLPSTQPAILKVLEEMKSESKPIKIDRRLTGSSIIDEPLQQVIQFALRDYIQYWYYTLSDDETFLLEIRQTVQNALVEFSTRSKEVDWQPYFTTRLVDDFATHLRVFRKAQERLNEREDPKQRDAPDELLDSFFEAEVEMERKICRDVVCTSRKDEEGYLRDLCEVLLYLLLPPGDFHNKNMRYFLREVLARGVLLPLINQLSDPDYINQFIIWMIRDSSCNYEAFLNILKLTDKVAELEAVKDKVLEELQYLRSLDTGADDINFIKNQINSLLFVKKVCETRIQRLQSGKEVDALKLAANFGKLCVIPLEHILVHNIALQFFMDYMQPMGGQAILFFWLTVEGYRVTAQQQLEVLQSSQRDGKRQSSQTTKGLLRAAALGIYDQYLSEKASPRVEVDEGSVTRLAQKLNKEDPTPEIFDEIQKKVYDMMLRDERFYPSFKQHPLYVRMLAELDMLKEPSFRGSEDGDGESFNGSPTGSINLSLDDLSSGSVDESAQLHAFISDTADAFLNQLPVAGVCNDHGKTYALYTITVIRKNSDGSEDIWKTYRRYSDFHDFHMRITEQFESLGPILKLPGKKTFNNMDREFLEKRKKDLNAYLQLLLNPEMVKACPVLIPYVYDFLENKAYSKGKGDFARKMDTFVNPLRSSMRNVSNAVKSLPDSLAEGVSKVSADMGRMSEKLGQDIKQSIFKVPPLIAKSDIDPEHCRVSAQLDDNVDDNIPLRVMLLLMDEVFDLKERNQWLRRNIKNLLQQLIKATYGDTINRKIVDHVDYMTSPEQVSDYVKRFRDSYWPNGILAETPPRRDKSLRMRTRVAAKTTLLGIMPDELKHIIGAETTRKGILRVFDMFQHQPLNRRLACVFLEGFLETLFPQYKFPELFVKLHSRSPRVLRYSQKLRSLHKR, encoded by the exons gcCAGTCTGTCCATCTGGGGATGGGGGGGTCTAGGAGTCGTCCTCTTCCTCATCACATTTGGACCCTTTGCCATCTTTTATCTGGCCTTCTACATCCTCTGTTTCATTGGCGG GGGTTTTGTAGTGCTTCTTTTATTTGGAAAGATAAACTCAGAGAAACACCTGGAAAGGTGTGAACACTCCTACCTGCCATCAACACAGCCGGCCATACTGAAG GTTTTGGAGGAGATGAAATCAGAGTCCAAACCCATAAAGATCGATCGCCGTCTGACAGGATCCAGTATCATAGATGAGCCACTGCAGCAG GTCATCCAGTTCGCCTTGAGGGACTATATCCAGTATTGGTATTACACACTAAGTGATGATGAAACGTTCCTCTTGGAGATCCGTCAGACGGTCCAGAACGCACTCGTTGAGTTCTCCACCAG GTCTAAAGAGGTGGACTGGCAGCCGTATTTCACCACCAGACTAGTGGATGACTTTGCGACTCATCTGCGTGTTTTCAGGAAAGCTCAGGAGAGGCTGAACGAGAGAGAAGATCCAAAACAAC GTGACGCGCCGGACGAGTTGCTGGACTCGTTTTTTGAGGCGGAGGTGGAAATGGAGAGGAAGATTTGTAGAGATGTCGTTTGCACGTCACGCAAGGATGAAGAAG GTTACCTGCGGGATCTCTGTGAAGTGCTGCTGTACCTGTTACTACCTCCTGGAGATTTCCACAACAAGAATATGAGATACTTCCTCAGG GAAGTTTTGGCCAGAGGAGTTCTGCTGCCCTTAATTAACCAGCTGAGTGACCCTGATTACATCAACCAGTTCATCATCTGGATG ATTCGTGACTCCAGCTGTAACTACGAGGCCTTCTTGAACATCTTGAAGCTGACAGACAAAGTGGCCGAGCTGGAGGCCGTCAAAGACAAAGTCCTGGAGGAGCTTCAGTACCTCCGATCTCTGGACACGGGAGCAGACG ATATCAACTTCATAAAGAATCAAATCAATAGTTTGCTCTTTGTGAAGAAAGTCTGTGAAACACGGATACAACGGCTACAATCAGGGAAG GAAGTTGACGCATTGAAACTTGCAGCTAATTTTGGGAAGCTGTGTGTGATTCCGTTGGAACATATATTAGTGCACAACATCGCGCTGCAGTTCTTCATGG aCTACATGCAGCCCATGGGCGGTCAGGCGATCCTGTTCTTCTGGCTGACGGTGGAGGGCTATCGGGTCACGGCCCAGCAGCAGCTGGAGGTCTTACAGAGCAGCCAGAGAGACGGGAAGAGGCAGAGCAGCCAGACCACCAAAGGCCTGCTGAGAGCCGCCGCGCTCGGCATCTACGACCAGTACCTGTCCGAGAAG GCCTCTCCTAGGGTGGAGGTGGACGAAGGGTCTGTAACCAGACTGGCTCAGAAACTCAACAAAGAGGATCCCACACCTGAGATATTTGATGAAATCCAGAAAAAG GTGTATGATATGATGTTGCGGGATGAGAGGTTTTACCCGTCGTTTAAGCAGCACCCGCTGTACGTGCGGATGCTGGCCGAGCTGGACATGCTGAAAGAGCCCAGTTTCAGGGGGTCAGAGGACGGGGATGGAg AGTCGTTCAACGGGTCTCCAACAGGAAGCATTAATTTA TCATTAGATGATCTCAGCAGCGGGAGCGTGGATGAGTCTGCTCAGCTTCATGCCTTTATCTCTGATACGG CTGATGCTTTTCTAAACCAACTTCCTGTGGCAGGCGTGTGTAATGATCACGGGAAGACGTATGCTCTCTATACCATCACCGTCATACGCAAGAACTCGGACGGCAGCGAGGACATCTGGAAGACGTACCGCCGCTACAGCGATTTCCACGACTTCCACATGCGCATTACAGAGCAG TTTGAGAGCCTTGGTCCGATTCTCAAGCTTCCTGGCAAAAAGACCTTTAACAACATGGACAGGGAGTTTTTGGAGAAGAGGAAGAAGGACCTGAACGCTTATTTGCAG CTGCTGTTGAATCCTGAGATGGTGAAGGCCTGTCCCGTGCTGATCCCCTACGTCTATGACTTCCTGGAGAACAAAGCCTACAGCAAGGGCAAAGGAGACTTTGCACGCAAG ATGGACACGTTTGTGAATCCTCTCCGGAGCTCCATGCGGAATGTGTCCAATGCCGTGAAGTCACTGCCGGACAGCCTGGCCGAGGGAGTGTCCAAAGTCTCGGCGGACATGGGCCGCATGTCTGAGAAACTTGGCCAGGATATTAAACAGTCCATATTTAAG GTGCCTCCTTTAATCGCAAAGTCTGACATCGATCCCGAACACTGCCGCGTCTCGGCCCAGCTGGACGACAAT GTGGATGATAATATTCCACTGAGGGTGATGTTGCTGCTGATGGACGAGGTGTTTGATCTGAAGGAGAGAAATCAGTGGCTGCGCAGAAACATCAAAAACCTCCTACAGCAGCTCATCAAAGCCACGTATGGAGACACCATTAACAG GAAAATTGTGGATCACGTCGACTACATGACCTCGCCTGAGCAAGTGTCTGATTATGTGAAGAGATTCAG AGACTCTTACTGGCCAAACGGGATCCTCGCCGAGACGCCGCCCCGCAGAGACAAAAGCTTGCGCATGAGGACGCGAGTCGCCGCCAAGACCACACTCCTGGGCATCATGccag ATGAGTTGAAGCACATCATCGGGGCGGAAACCACACGCAAGGGCATCCTGCGCGTCTTTGACATGTTCCAGCACCAACCCC
- the snx13 gene encoding sorting nexin-13 isoform X2 — translation MMNKLTWILKWTGNMQCDPTKALRNWKQASLSIWGWGGLGVVLFLITFGPFAIFYLAFYILCFIGGGFVVLLLFGKINSEKHLERCEHSYLPSTQPAILKVLEEMKSESKPIKIDRRLTGSSIIDEPLQQVIQFALRDYIQYWYYTLSDDETFLLEIRQTVQNALVEFSTRSKEVDWQPYFTTRLVDDFATHLRVFRKAQERLNEREDPKQRDAPDELLDSFFEAEVEMERKICRDVVCTSRKDEEGYLRDLCEVLLYLLLPPGDFHNKNMRYFLREVLARGVLLPLINQLSDPDYINQFIIWMIRDSSCNYEAFLNILKLTDKVAELEAVKDKVLEELQYLRSLDTGADDINFIKNQINSLLFVKKVCETRIQRLQSGKEVDALKLAANFGKLCVIPLEHILVHNIALQFFMDYMQPMGGQAILFFWLTVEGYRVTAQQQLEVLQSSQRDGKRQSSQTTKGLLRAAALGIYDQYLSEKASPRVEVDEGSVTRLAQKLNKEDPTPEIFDEIQKKVYDMMLRDERFYPSFKQHPLYVRMLAELDMLKEPSFRGSEDGDGESFNGSPTGSINLSLDDLSSGSVDESAQLHAFISDTADAFLNQLPVAGVCNDHGKTYALYTITVIRKNSDGSEDIWKTYRRYSDFHDFHMRITEQFESLGPILKLPGKKTFNNMDREFLEKRKKDLNAYLQLLLNPEMVKACPVLIPYVYDFLENKAYSKGKGDFARKMDTFVNPLRSSMRNVSNAVKSLPDSLAEGVSKVSADMGRMSEKLGQDIKQSIFKVPPLIAKSDIDPEHCRVSAQLDDNVDDNIPLRVMLLLMDEVFDLKERNQWLRRNIKNLLQQLIKATYGDTINRKIVDHVDYMTSPEQVSDYVKRFRDSYWPNGILAETPPRRDKSLRMRTRVAAKTTLLGIMPDELKHIIGAETTRKGILRVFDMFQHQPLNRRLACVFLEGFLETLFPQYKFPELFVKLHSRSPRVLRYSQKLRSLHKR, via the exons gcCAGTCTGTCCATCTGGGGATGGGGGGGTCTAGGAGTCGTCCTCTTCCTCATCACATTTGGACCCTTTGCCATCTTTTATCTGGCCTTCTACATCCTCTGTTTCATTGGCGG GGGTTTTGTAGTGCTTCTTTTATTTGGAAAGATAAACTCAGAGAAACACCTGGAAAGGTGTGAACACTCCTACCTGCCATCAACACAGCCGGCCATACTGAAG GTTTTGGAGGAGATGAAATCAGAGTCCAAACCCATAAAGATCGATCGCCGTCTGACAGGATCCAGTATCATAGATGAGCCACTGCAGCAG GTCATCCAGTTCGCCTTGAGGGACTATATCCAGTATTGGTATTACACACTAAGTGATGATGAAACGTTCCTCTTGGAGATCCGTCAGACGGTCCAGAACGCACTCGTTGAGTTCTCCACCAG GTCTAAAGAGGTGGACTGGCAGCCGTATTTCACCACCAGACTAGTGGATGACTTTGCGACTCATCTGCGTGTTTTCAGGAAAGCTCAGGAGAGGCTGAACGAGAGAGAAGATCCAAAACAAC GTGACGCGCCGGACGAGTTGCTGGACTCGTTTTTTGAGGCGGAGGTGGAAATGGAGAGGAAGATTTGTAGAGATGTCGTTTGCACGTCACGCAAGGATGAAGAAG GTTACCTGCGGGATCTCTGTGAAGTGCTGCTGTACCTGTTACTACCTCCTGGAGATTTCCACAACAAGAATATGAGATACTTCCTCAGG GAAGTTTTGGCCAGAGGAGTTCTGCTGCCCTTAATTAACCAGCTGAGTGACCCTGATTACATCAACCAGTTCATCATCTGGATG ATTCGTGACTCCAGCTGTAACTACGAGGCCTTCTTGAACATCTTGAAGCTGACAGACAAAGTGGCCGAGCTGGAGGCCGTCAAAGACAAAGTCCTGGAGGAGCTTCAGTACCTCCGATCTCTGGACACGGGAGCAGACG ATATCAACTTCATAAAGAATCAAATCAATAGTTTGCTCTTTGTGAAGAAAGTCTGTGAAACACGGATACAACGGCTACAATCAGGGAAG GAAGTTGACGCATTGAAACTTGCAGCTAATTTTGGGAAGCTGTGTGTGATTCCGTTGGAACATATATTAGTGCACAACATCGCGCTGCAGTTCTTCATGG aCTACATGCAGCCCATGGGCGGTCAGGCGATCCTGTTCTTCTGGCTGACGGTGGAGGGCTATCGGGTCACGGCCCAGCAGCAGCTGGAGGTCTTACAGAGCAGCCAGAGAGACGGGAAGAGGCAGAGCAGCCAGACCACCAAAGGCCTGCTGAGAGCCGCCGCGCTCGGCATCTACGACCAGTACCTGTCCGAGAAG GCCTCTCCTAGGGTGGAGGTGGACGAAGGGTCTGTAACCAGACTGGCTCAGAAACTCAACAAAGAGGATCCCACACCTGAGATATTTGATGAAATCCAGAAAAAG GTGTATGATATGATGTTGCGGGATGAGAGGTTTTACCCGTCGTTTAAGCAGCACCCGCTGTACGTGCGGATGCTGGCCGAGCTGGACATGCTGAAAGAGCCCAGTTTCAGGGGGTCAGAGGACGGGGATGGAg AGTCGTTCAACGGGTCTCCAACAGGAAGCATTAATTTA TCATTAGATGATCTCAGCAGCGGGAGCGTGGATGAGTCTGCTCAGCTTCATGCCTTTATCTCTGATACGG CTGATGCTTTTCTAAACCAACTTCCTGTGGCAGGCGTGTGTAATGATCACGGGAAGACGTATGCTCTCTATACCATCACCGTCATACGCAAGAACTCGGACGGCAGCGAGGACATCTGGAAGACGTACCGCCGCTACAGCGATTTCCACGACTTCCACATGCGCATTACAGAGCAG TTTGAGAGCCTTGGTCCGATTCTCAAGCTTCCTGGCAAAAAGACCTTTAACAACATGGACAGGGAGTTTTTGGAGAAGAGGAAGAAGGACCTGAACGCTTATTTGCAG CTGCTGTTGAATCCTGAGATGGTGAAGGCCTGTCCCGTGCTGATCCCCTACGTCTATGACTTCCTGGAGAACAAAGCCTACAGCAAGGGCAAAGGAGACTTTGCACGCAAG ATGGACACGTTTGTGAATCCTCTCCGGAGCTCCATGCGGAATGTGTCCAATGCCGTGAAGTCACTGCCGGACAGCCTGGCCGAGGGAGTGTCCAAAGTCTCGGCGGACATGGGCCGCATGTCTGAGAAACTTGGCCAGGATATTAAACAGTCCATATTTAAG GTGCCTCCTTTAATCGCAAAGTCTGACATCGATCCCGAACACTGCCGCGTCTCGGCCCAGCTGGACGACAAT GTGGATGATAATATTCCACTGAGGGTGATGTTGCTGCTGATGGACGAGGTGTTTGATCTGAAGGAGAGAAATCAGTGGCTGCGCAGAAACATCAAAAACCTCCTACAGCAGCTCATCAAAGCCACGTATGGAGACACCATTAACAG GAAAATTGTGGATCACGTCGACTACATGACCTCGCCTGAGCAAGTGTCTGATTATGTGAAGAGATTCAG AGACTCTTACTGGCCAAACGGGATCCTCGCCGAGACGCCGCCCCGCAGAGACAAAAGCTTGCGCATGAGGACGCGAGTCGCCGCCAAGACCACACTCCTGGGCATCATGccag ATGAGTTGAAGCACATCATCGGGGCGGAAACCACACGCAAGGGCATCCTGCGCGTCTTTGACATGTTCCAGCACCAACCCC
- the snx13 gene encoding sorting nexin-13 isoform X3, which yields MFAEASLSIWGWGGLGVVLFLITFGPFAIFYLAFYILCFIGGGFVVLLLFGKINSEKHLERCEHSYLPSTQPAILKVLEEMKSESKPIKIDRRLTGSSIIDEPLQQVIQFALRDYIQYWYYTLSDDETFLLEIRQTVQNALVEFSTRSKEVDWQPYFTTRLVDDFATHLRVFRKAQERLNEREDPKQRDAPDELLDSFFEAEVEMERKICRDVVCTSRKDEEGYLRDLCEVLLYLLLPPGDFHNKNMRYFLREVLARGVLLPLINQLSDPDYINQFIIWMIRDSSCNYEAFLNILKLTDKVAELEAVKDKVLEELQYLRSLDTGADDINFIKNQINSLLFVKKVCETRIQRLQSGKEVDALKLAANFGKLCVIPLEHILVHNIALQFFMDYMQPMGGQAILFFWLTVEGYRVTAQQQLEVLQSSQRDGKRQSSQTTKGLLRAAALGIYDQYLSEKASPRVEVDEGSVTRLAQKLNKEDPTPEIFDEIQKKVYDMMLRDERFYPSFKQHPLYVRMLAELDMLKEPSFRGSEDGDGESFNGSPTGSINLSLDDLSSGSVDESAQLHAFISDTGVCNDHGKTYALYTITVIRKNSDGSEDIWKTYRRYSDFHDFHMRITEQFESLGPILKLPGKKTFNNMDREFLEKRKKDLNAYLQLLLNPEMVKACPVLIPYVYDFLENKAYSKGKGDFARKMDTFVNPLRSSMRNVSNAVKSLPDSLAEGVSKVSADMGRMSEKLGQDIKQSIFKVPPLIAKSDIDPEHCRVSAQLDDNVDDNIPLRVMLLLMDEVFDLKERNQWLRRNIKNLLQQLIKATYGDTINRCDRHARMRLHFCCLFKAELMFLLHCRKIVDHVDYMTSPEQVSDYVKRFRDSYWPNGILAETPPRRDKSLRMRTRVAAKTTLLGIMPDELKHIIGAETTRKGILRVFDMFQHQPLNRRLACVFLEGFLETLFPQYKFPELFVKLHSRSPRVLRYSQKLRSLHKR from the exons gcCAGTCTGTCCATCTGGGGATGGGGGGGTCTAGGAGTCGTCCTCTTCCTCATCACATTTGGACCCTTTGCCATCTTTTATCTGGCCTTCTACATCCTCTGTTTCATTGGCGG GGGTTTTGTAGTGCTTCTTTTATTTGGAAAGATAAACTCAGAGAAACACCTGGAAAGGTGTGAACACTCCTACCTGCCATCAACACAGCCGGCCATACTGAAG GTTTTGGAGGAGATGAAATCAGAGTCCAAACCCATAAAGATCGATCGCCGTCTGACAGGATCCAGTATCATAGATGAGCCACTGCAGCAG GTCATCCAGTTCGCCTTGAGGGACTATATCCAGTATTGGTATTACACACTAAGTGATGATGAAACGTTCCTCTTGGAGATCCGTCAGACGGTCCAGAACGCACTCGTTGAGTTCTCCACCAG GTCTAAAGAGGTGGACTGGCAGCCGTATTTCACCACCAGACTAGTGGATGACTTTGCGACTCATCTGCGTGTTTTCAGGAAAGCTCAGGAGAGGCTGAACGAGAGAGAAGATCCAAAACAAC GTGACGCGCCGGACGAGTTGCTGGACTCGTTTTTTGAGGCGGAGGTGGAAATGGAGAGGAAGATTTGTAGAGATGTCGTTTGCACGTCACGCAAGGATGAAGAAG GTTACCTGCGGGATCTCTGTGAAGTGCTGCTGTACCTGTTACTACCTCCTGGAGATTTCCACAACAAGAATATGAGATACTTCCTCAGG GAAGTTTTGGCCAGAGGAGTTCTGCTGCCCTTAATTAACCAGCTGAGTGACCCTGATTACATCAACCAGTTCATCATCTGGATG ATTCGTGACTCCAGCTGTAACTACGAGGCCTTCTTGAACATCTTGAAGCTGACAGACAAAGTGGCCGAGCTGGAGGCCGTCAAAGACAAAGTCCTGGAGGAGCTTCAGTACCTCCGATCTCTGGACACGGGAGCAGACG ATATCAACTTCATAAAGAATCAAATCAATAGTTTGCTCTTTGTGAAGAAAGTCTGTGAAACACGGATACAACGGCTACAATCAGGGAAG GAAGTTGACGCATTGAAACTTGCAGCTAATTTTGGGAAGCTGTGTGTGATTCCGTTGGAACATATATTAGTGCACAACATCGCGCTGCAGTTCTTCATGG aCTACATGCAGCCCATGGGCGGTCAGGCGATCCTGTTCTTCTGGCTGACGGTGGAGGGCTATCGGGTCACGGCCCAGCAGCAGCTGGAGGTCTTACAGAGCAGCCAGAGAGACGGGAAGAGGCAGAGCAGCCAGACCACCAAAGGCCTGCTGAGAGCCGCCGCGCTCGGCATCTACGACCAGTACCTGTCCGAGAAG GCCTCTCCTAGGGTGGAGGTGGACGAAGGGTCTGTAACCAGACTGGCTCAGAAACTCAACAAAGAGGATCCCACACCTGAGATATTTGATGAAATCCAGAAAAAG GTGTATGATATGATGTTGCGGGATGAGAGGTTTTACCCGTCGTTTAAGCAGCACCCGCTGTACGTGCGGATGCTGGCCGAGCTGGACATGCTGAAAGAGCCCAGTTTCAGGGGGTCAGAGGACGGGGATGGAg AGTCGTTCAACGGGTCTCCAACAGGAAGCATTAATTTA TCATTAGATGATCTCAGCAGCGGGAGCGTGGATGAGTCTGCTCAGCTTCATGCCTTTATCTCTGATACGG GCGTGTGTAATGATCACGGGAAGACGTATGCTCTCTATACCATCACCGTCATACGCAAGAACTCGGACGGCAGCGAGGACATCTGGAAGACGTACCGCCGCTACAGCGATTTCCACGACTTCCACATGCGCATTACAGAGCAG TTTGAGAGCCTTGGTCCGATTCTCAAGCTTCCTGGCAAAAAGACCTTTAACAACATGGACAGGGAGTTTTTGGAGAAGAGGAAGAAGGACCTGAACGCTTATTTGCAG CTGCTGTTGAATCCTGAGATGGTGAAGGCCTGTCCCGTGCTGATCCCCTACGTCTATGACTTCCTGGAGAACAAAGCCTACAGCAAGGGCAAAGGAGACTTTGCACGCAAG ATGGACACGTTTGTGAATCCTCTCCGGAGCTCCATGCGGAATGTGTCCAATGCCGTGAAGTCACTGCCGGACAGCCTGGCCGAGGGAGTGTCCAAAGTCTCGGCGGACATGGGCCGCATGTCTGAGAAACTTGGCCAGGATATTAAACAGTCCATATTTAAG GTGCCTCCTTTAATCGCAAAGTCTGACATCGATCCCGAACACTGCCGCGTCTCGGCCCAGCTGGACGACAAT GTGGATGATAATATTCCACTGAGGGTGATGTTGCTGCTGATGGACGAGGTGTTTGATCTGAAGGAGAGAAATCAGTGGCTGCGCAGAAACATCAAAAACCTCCTACAGCAGCTCATCAAAGCCACGTATGGAGACACCATTAACAGGTGCGACAGACACGCACGCATGCGGTTGCATTTCTGCTGTCTGTTCAAAGCTGAACTTATGTTTTTGCTTCATTGCAGGAAAATTGTGGATCACGTCGACTACATGACCTCGCCTGAGCAAGTGTCTGATTATGTGAAGAGATTCAG AGACTCTTACTGGCCAAACGGGATCCTCGCCGAGACGCCGCCCCGCAGAGACAAAAGCTTGCGCATGAGGACGCGAGTCGCCGCCAAGACCACACTCCTGGGCATCATGccag ATGAGTTGAAGCACATCATCGGGGCGGAAACCACACGCAAGGGCATCCTGCGCGTCTTTGACATGTTCCAGCACCAACCCC